The Arenicella xantha genome window below encodes:
- the tkt gene encoding transketolase — MSSTNRQQLANAIRVLSADAVQQANSGHPGAPMGMADIAEVLWNDFLSHNPSNPGWVNRDRFVLSNGHGSMLIYSLLHLSGYDVSADDLRNFRQLHSKTPGHPEYGYTPGVETTTGPLGQGIANAVGMAIAERTLAAEFNTEEHTIVDHNTYVFMGDGCMMEGVSHEAASLAGTLGLGKLVAFWDDNGISIDGEVEGWFTDDTPARFRAYNWNVIESVDGHDANALQAAIKQATQSSDKPTLICCKTVIGKGSPNKEGTEGCHGAPLGVDEIALVRERLGWDAKPFEVPADIKASWDGTAKGKAAEAQWQSIFDAYQSANPELANEFLRRMSGELPANWAASTDALLKQVDEAGATIASRKASLNSLNQLGPLLSELVGGSADLAGSNYTIWSGSKGISAASPNGNYLYFGVREFAMSAISNGLALHGGFKAYAGTFLVFADYMRNGMRMSALMKQPVIYVLTHDSIGLGEDGPTHQPVEHVASLRLIPNMSLWRPCDAVESFVAWKMAVEATDQPSSLVFSRQNLPHQTRTAEQLANIEKGGYILKDSAATPDVILIATGSEVALAMQAAEQLESSGTAVRVVSMPSTDHFDAQDQAYKESVLPSSVTKRVAIEAGIADYWYKYVGIQGAVVGMRSFGESAPAELLFEHFGFTVDNVVATVKGLA; from the coding sequence ATGTCTTCGACGAATCGTCAACAACTCGCCAATGCAATCCGCGTACTCAGCGCCGACGCTGTTCAACAAGCTAACTCTGGTCATCCAGGCGCGCCGATGGGAATGGCGGATATCGCTGAAGTTCTGTGGAACGATTTTCTAAGTCATAATCCATCAAACCCCGGTTGGGTAAATCGTGACCGCTTTGTTTTGTCTAACGGGCATGGTTCGATGTTGATTTATTCGTTGTTACACCTATCAGGTTACGACGTTTCCGCTGACGATTTGCGCAATTTCCGACAGCTTCACTCCAAAACACCGGGTCATCCTGAATACGGCTATACCCCTGGTGTTGAAACAACTACAGGGCCGCTCGGTCAAGGCATCGCAAATGCGGTAGGTATGGCTATCGCTGAGCGTACGTTAGCGGCGGAGTTTAATACTGAAGAACATACTATCGTAGACCACAATACCTATGTGTTTATGGGCGACGGCTGCATGATGGAAGGCGTCTCACACGAGGCGGCGTCACTTGCCGGTACGTTGGGGCTGGGTAAACTGGTCGCATTTTGGGATGATAATGGTATCTCGATCGACGGCGAAGTCGAGGGCTGGTTTACTGATGACACACCGGCAAGATTCCGAGCCTATAACTGGAACGTTATCGAGTCGGTAGACGGTCATGATGCGAATGCCCTACAAGCTGCGATTAAACAAGCCACACAGTCTAGCGATAAGCCTACGTTGATTTGTTGTAAAACCGTAATCGGTAAAGGCTCTCCCAACAAGGAAGGTACCGAGGGTTGCCACGGTGCACCTTTAGGCGTCGATGAAATCGCCTTAGTTCGCGAACGTTTAGGTTGGGATGCCAAGCCATTTGAAGTGCCAGCGGATATCAAAGCGTCTTGGGATGGTACGGCGAAAGGTAAAGCGGCCGAAGCTCAGTGGCAATCTATTTTTGACGCATACCAGTCGGCCAATCCTGAGTTGGCAAACGAGTTTCTACGCCGAATGAGTGGAGAACTTCCAGCTAACTGGGCAGCATCAACTGATGCGTTATTGAAGCAAGTTGACGAGGCTGGTGCGACCATTGCATCGCGCAAAGCTAGTCTAAACAGTTTAAATCAACTGGGTCCGTTACTGTCGGAATTGGTTGGTGGCTCGGCTGATCTTGCGGGGTCAAATTATACGATTTGGAGTGGCTCTAAAGGCATTAGTGCGGCTTCTCCTAATGGCAATTACTTGTATTTTGGCGTGCGTGAATTTGCGATGTCCGCGATTAGTAATGGCTTGGCGCTACACGGTGGTTTTAAAGCCTACGCTGGAACCTTTTTAGTATTTGCTGACTATATGCGTAATGGTATGCGTATGTCAGCATTAATGAAGCAGCCGGTGATTTATGTTTTGACGCATGATTCCATTGGTTTAGGTGAGGACGGCCCGACCCATCAGCCGGTAGAGCACGTTGCCAGCCTGCGACTAATACCTAACATGTCGCTATGGCGCCCGTGTGATGCGGTGGAGTCTTTTGTGGCTTGGAAAATGGCTGTTGAAGCCACAGATCAGCCGAGCAGCTTAGTATTTTCTCGCCAAAACTTACCACACCAAACACGAACTGCTGAGCAGTTAGCCAATATTGAAAAAGGTGGCTATATATTGAAGGATTCAGCGGCTACGCCAGATGTGATTTTGATCGCGACTGGGTCTGAAGTTGCGCTGGCGATGCAAGCTGCCGAGCAGTTAGAGTCGTCAGGCACCGCTGTTCGAGTGGTTTCTATGCCGTCGACTGACCATTTTGATGCACAAGATCAGGCTTATAAAGAAAGCGTGTTGCCGAGTTCGGTTACTAAACGCGTTGCTATTGAAGCTGGCATCGCAGACTACTGGTACAAGTACGTCGGTATTCAGGGTGCGGTAGTTGGTATGCGCTCTTTTGGTGAGTCAGCGCCGGCCGAGTTGTTGTTTGAGCACTTTGGTTTTACCGTCGATAATGTGGTGGCGACGGTCAAAGGACTAGCTTAA
- a CDS encoding chemotaxis protein CheW, producing the protein MSEQTIDCYILPSTPKPLLLPVECIAEIVAEPVIVKLAKAPASWMQGHVNWQNQRLPVMEFSGLVGAKANDASQEKPHLVVLNPIPGAARKAYSALLCFGDVKRVSVEPNLEFGDAPSGGDRRYIEAVIKLGEKEFLVPKLTALGVAFSYF; encoded by the coding sequence ATGAGCGAGCAAACTATCGACTGTTATATTCTCCCTTCGACACCTAAGCCGTTACTGCTGCCGGTTGAGTGTATCGCTGAGATTGTGGCTGAGCCTGTGATCGTGAAATTGGCTAAAGCGCCAGCGAGCTGGATGCAGGGTCACGTGAATTGGCAGAATCAACGCCTTCCGGTCATGGAATTTAGTGGTCTGGTAGGTGCTAAAGCTAATGATGCAAGTCAAGAAAAGCCGCATTTAGTGGTGCTGAATCCGATTCCTGGAGCGGCGAGAAAAGCGTATTCCGCCTTGTTGTGCTTTGGCGACGTCAAACGGGTGAGTGTTGAGCCTAATTTAGAGTTCGGTGATGCTCCGTCTGGTGGTGATCGTCGCTATATAGAAGCGGTAATCAAGCTTGGAGAAAAGGAGTTTTTGGTACCCAAGTTGACGGCGCTGGGCGTGGCTTTTTCCTATTTTTAG